One Longimicrobium sp. genomic window carries:
- a CDS encoding type II toxin-antitoxin system RelE/ParE family toxin: MLFVESSLFERARKEYLADDGLRELQAVLLARPDAGVVIPGTGGVRKLRWKVEGRGKRGGLRVIYYVRASAFRCYLLHLYSKNVEEDLSPAMRKALAALVHQIEAGE; the protein is encoded by the coding sequence ATGCTCTTCGTAGAGTCGAGTCTATTCGAACGCGCTCGGAAGGAGTACCTGGCGGATGACGGCCTGCGAGAACTTCAGGCCGTGTTGCTTGCCCGGCCTGACGCGGGCGTGGTGATCCCAGGCACCGGCGGCGTGCGGAAGCTGCGCTGGAAGGTGGAAGGACGCGGTAAGCGAGGCGGATTGCGGGTCATCTACTACGTCCGCGCGTCGGCGTTTCGCTGCTATCTCCTGCACCTTTATTCGAAGAACGTGGAAGAGGACTTGTCGCCCGCCATGCGGAAGGCATTGGCCGCGCTGGTCCATCAAATCGAGGCAGGTGAGTGA
- a CDS encoding helix-turn-helix domain-containing protein, producing the protein MEEKLLDELVASLEEAAAHSRGDLDLPAERIHFFGEPDPREIRARLGMTQDRFADALGISVKTLRNWEQGRRDPSGPAMRLLRVAEKHPEILLEAAAS; encoded by the coding sequence ATGGAGGAAAAGCTGTTGGACGAGCTGGTTGCCAGCCTGGAAGAAGCCGCCGCTCATTCGCGGGGCGATCTGGATCTTCCCGCCGAGCGGATTCACTTCTTCGGTGAGCCCGATCCTCGTGAGATACGGGCGCGGCTCGGCATGACGCAGGATCGTTTCGCGGATGCCTTGGGGATCAGTGTAAAGACGCTGCGGAACTGGGAGCAGGGGCGCCGCGATCCGAGCGGGCCCGCCATGCGCTTGCTGCGCGTCGCCGAGAAGCATCCGGAGATCCTGCTGGAAGCCGCTGCGTCGTAA